ATTCTTCGTCCACTCAATACATTTAACGCATGTAGACGTACTGCACTACTATCCCGGGGTTCGCACAGTCTCCTCCTTGGTCCTCTTCATCATCCATAGACTATCGATCTCACACCTACATCGACTCGCTGAAGCCATCTGAAAAACTACTCTCCAAATCATTGGATTTATTATCGGATTGTAAATCCCATTATATTAAAATAATTTGACTATGTCAACTTAATAAATAAATTTTTATAAAAATGTTTTATAAGAGATTTTATAAGCTAACACCATAATTACTTTGCATAGGATTTAATAACTTCAATAACTGTTTCAACGGCCTTGTACATATCTTCTACAACAATTGCTTCATATCTTCCATGATAGTTAAATCCACCAGTGAAAATATTTGGAGTAGGCAGACCCATAAATGAAAGTCTAGCTCCATCAGTACCGCCTCTAATTGCTTTTATATTCGGCTTAACTCCAATTTTCTCCATAGCTGCAACAACTGAATCTACAACATGCATAACAGGTAGAATTTTTTCTTTCATATTGTAATATGAGTCTTTTATTTCTACTACAGCAGTATCTTCCCCATATTTTTTATTTATAAATTCACAGGCAGTTTGTAGAAATTCCTTTTTCTGAGTAAACTTTGCCATGTCATGATCTCTAATAATATATCCAAGAGTAGTTTTTTCTATATCTCCATGAATTTCATCAAGCATAGTAAAACCTTCATAGCCTTCTGTGAACTCTGGTCTTTCAAATGCAGGAAGCAAGCTTTGAAGTTCCATTGCAATTAGAACTGAATTCTTCATCTTATGCTTAGCAGAGCCTGGATGAATGTTTACCCCTTTTACTACAACTGTAGCTGATGCAGCATTAAAGTTTTCATACTCGATTTCACCTAAAAAGGAACCGTCTAGTGTATAAGCAAAATCTGCTCCGAACTTCTCAACATCAAATTTATCCGCTCCTCTTCCGATTTCTTCGTCAGGAGTGAATGCGATTTTTATATCTCCATGTTTTTCCTCTGGGTGATTAATGAAATATTCAATAACAGACATAATTTCTGCAATACCAGCTTTATCATCAGCTCCAAGTAAAGTGGTTCCATCTGTAGTTATCAAAGTCTTACCTTTAAAATCCTTTAGGTATGAAAAATCTGAAACCTTCATAACTATATTCTTATCTTTATTTAGAACTATATCTTCTCCGTCATAGTTTTCAACAATTTGTGGCTTAACATTTTCCCCTGGCATGTCAGGACTTGTATCTAAATGCGCAATAAGTCCGATTTTCGGAGCATTGTCTACATTTCCTTTTAGCGTAGCCATTACATAACAATTTTCATCTACATGAGCATCTGTTATTCCAAGTGCTTTAAGCTCATCAACTAATAAATTTGCTAAATCAAATTGAATCTTAGTGCTTGGGATAGATTCTGAAGCGTCATCAGATTTAGTATTGATTTTTACATATCTAAGTAATCTTTGTTCAACTTTTTCCATTTCATAACCTCCTATACAATATACATAAAATTATAACTAAAGGGATTATAAGTCATAAACTTAATAATCCCTTAAATTTATATTCTAGATAAATGCCTGAAGATATAGCATAATAGCTGCAAATACAGCAATAATACCCATCAATGGCATAATGAACTTAAGCCATTTGTCATATGTTACATCAACCATAGATAGAGTTACTAGAATTAATCCTGTTGGTGTAATAAATGCCATTAGCCCTTGACCATATTGGTAAGCACTTACGATTACTTCTCTTGGTATACCTACTGTATCTGCAAGAGGAGCCATGATTGGCATAGAAAGTACTGCTAGTCCTGAAGATGAAGGTATAAAGAATCCAAGCACTAAGAATACTACAAGCATTATAAGTGCAAATATTCCACCATTCATACCGCCAACGACATTTGTTGCTCCATTTAGTATAGAGTCAGAAATTAGTCCGTTGTCCATAATTATATTAACAGCTCTTGCAACTCCTATTGTAAGTCCAACTCCTACAAGCTCAGATGCACCAGTAACAAACTCTGATACAGCTCTCTTTTCTCCAAGTCCTGAAAGGAAGCAAATGATGATACCAACAACAAAGAATAGCGCTGTCATTTCTAGGAACCACCAGCCTTGAGTTGATACTCCCCAAATCATAACTGCAAATGAAAGTGCAAATATTGAAAGCATCAGCTTACGTTTTACTGTAAACTCTGGCACTTCTTTATTTTCATGTAAAAATCTCTTCTCTAGGTCAGCTTTCTGAGAGAAAATAAGAGATTTTGAAGGGTCTTTCTTAACCTTTTCAGCATATTTAATAATATATGCTATTGTGATAATAGTAGCTATAACAAGTCCAGCTCCTCTAAATGCTATACCATTCATAAATGAAATACCTGCAGCATTAGAAGCTATAACTGATGAAAATGGATTTACAGTAGAGAACATTGTACCTATAGAAGAACCCATATATAAAGCCGCTATACATACTATTGCATCGTATCCTGCCACCATAAATACAGGAACTAGTATTGGATATAAGGCAATCGTTTCCTCAGCAAGTCCAAACGTAGTACCTCCAAGTGCTATCAAGAAAGTAACTATAATAATAAGTAGATATTCTTTTCCCTTTGTTAATCTAGAAAGACTAGCAAATCCAGCATCGAAAGCCCCACTGTTATTTAAAATTCCAATGATTCCTCCGATAATAAGTACAAAAATCATAATGTCTATTGTTTCATAAACACCTTCAATAGGTGCCTTTATAAGCTCCATAATCCCTTGAGGATTGCTCTCTAATTCCTGATAAGTGTTAGGAATAGCAACTGGTTTATAAATACTTCCATCTGTGAATTTTTCTACATCAACTTGAACTCCAAGCTGATCTAATGTGCTTTGAGTAGCTTCAAGCTCCTGTGTTTCTCCATCTGGAGTAGTCACTACAAATGCTTGAACTGACTCATCAAATAATAGCGTTGAATACTTTCCTGCTGGCACAACGTGAGTAAGTGCTGCAGCTAAAATTAATACAATAAATAATACCGTGTAGGCAGTAGGGAAACTAAGTTTCTTCTTTGTCTCAGTACTTGACATAAATATTTCCTCCTTGTATAAATTGTTATTACAGAAATTATTTATTTGATTTATACAATTTAGTCTTAATCATAATTAATAGTTTCAAAAATTAATAATTTCAAAAATATTATTTACTGCATTAACTGCTTTAAATATAGATTTTACTTCTAAAACTATAATTATTTACTATATGTATAAATAAGTTAAAAAATTGAAATTTTTTGAACATTTAATAATTTCTATATGTATAACAATTTTATATCAAAATCTTAAAATATTCAGTCGCCTAGGTAACATTATACCATCAATAAAAGTTAACAAAATTTAATAATATAATTATATTGGAATATTTGTAAGCGATTTAAGTGCCTCTATATCATTGATTATTATTTCTTTCCCGCTAATAGTTATATAGGCTTTTTCCTTGAATTTATTCATTATTTTTGTCACTGTTGCTCTATTTAATCCTATTCTGTTTGCAATTTCTTCATGAGTTAGTACTATACTTATATGTTTTTTCATATCCATATTTATATCTTCAGTATAATAAAGCCTGATTAAAAAATCTGCTAGCTTACCTTCAGAATCATTAAATTTAAAATTGCTTATTTCCATCATAATCATCCTATTTTTTATTACCATGCTCTGAAGAAAGCACCTAAAGAGCTTTGGATTTGACTCAAGTATAATATCAATTTCATTTTTACTTATCATTTTTATTGCAGAGTTTTGAAGAGCCTTATAAATAACAGACGTTCTTTTTTCATCAAAGAAATCCTCTTCTCCAAATATACTCCCTTTTGTTATTCTAAAAAAAATTATTTCATTTCCGTCTTTAGAATACATTAACTGATTGACTTCTCCTTCTAAAACTAGAAAAATATAATTTGAGCTATCTGGATTTATAATTTCACCCTTTTTAATCTCGCACGTCATTCCACAGTCACTTAGTGCTTCCAAAAAACAATTATCTAATTCCTTTTGTGATTTATGGTCAAATATATCTTTATACATTATCAATAGCACCTTTCTTAGTAAATCATTTAAGTAGCTTCAGCAGTAATGATTTTTTTATATTAACAGCATCAGCTGGGCATACTTCATGACAGCAAAAACAGCTTATGCAATCTTTTAGGTTTACAACTGGCTTATTTTCCACCATCGATATAACATTTGCCGGACAATTTCTTTTACAATGTCCACAAGATATGCATTTACTATGTACAAATTCTGGTTTGGCTTTTAATTTCTTTATTATAATTTCTTTTAGCTTTGCAGGTGTTTTTTTAGGAAGAAATGTTAAGTCTACAGAATCTGGCAATTTAAATGGCGCAATATTTAAAGCTTTATAATCAAGCCCCTCTACTACTATTTCATTTTTATTAAAAATGTTTCTAGATTCTGCAAGATAAAGTGTAGGAACTAGCTTGAATGCAATAGATACTAAATCACAAGCTATAAAATCTGCTTCATAAGCATTATCTGCACCAATAAGTACTCCAAGATTTCTTTTTATGCCATTAGATGGTCCATTTCCCTCCATAGCCTCTATCCCGTCAATAATAGAATAGTCTGGCTTTATATATCTTTCAATATCGATAAGGTGATGAGCAAAGTTCTCTTCATTCATAAGCTTAAAATGATACTCAGCCTTAATTAGTCCTGGTATGACTCCAAAAAGATTCTTTACAGCTCCTGTGAAGGTCATCATACCATGAGTTTTTAGTTTAGCTGCTGAAATTACAAAGTCTGCATTTTTTACTACATCAATAACATTAAAGGTTTTTAATCTCATTGAATCACTAGGACTCACTTCTGAAAAGCTTACGTTATAATTTAAAGTTGCACCACTATTTTGAGCTGCTTTTACCATTCCTGAAGCTTCATAAATCCCTTCTAGAGATGTTTTCGTAAATGGTCCCGCAGGTGAATCAGCTATAATTACTTCACAATTGTATTTAACAAAATAGTTTGCTAGACATTCAATGATTATAGGATGAGTAGTGACTGCCTGCTCAGGTTTTTTCTTCATGAGCAAATTAGTTTTTATGACTACCTTTGCTCCATCGAACAGTTTTTTTGATAATAGGCTATTATCTAGCATTGAATTTATGCTAGTTTGTATCATATCAATATTATTATAAGACTCAATCTTAGTAAGTTGTACTTTACCCATAATACCCTCCACATATCTAAAAAGAAAAATCTCCTACTGCTAAGCTAATGCAACAAGAGATTTTTCAATTAATTAAATTTTAAAGATTTTCATTTTATTATTTAAGTTTTCTGTTGTTATAAGTAGTTCATCAGCATCATTTCCAACAATTTCACTGTTTTGTGTTACACTTTGGGCATTAGATGAAAGATTTTCAGCTGTTGCTAATATCTCTTCAGAAGCTGCAGATTGCTGCTCAGTAATTGCTGCAACAGAAGCTGCAACATCATCAACTTCTTTTATTTTCTCAATCATTTCATTTACAAGGACATTACTTTGATTTACTTGATTATATATTTTATCAAAAGTTTCACTTGCTGTCTCTACTAAATTTGAACTCTGCTTGATATTTTCAGAGCTTTTTTGAGTATTTTCAACAGTATCGTCCACCAAACTTTTTATATTACTGGTTAAATCAGCAATTCCTCTAACCGAATTTTCACTTGTTTCAGCTAATTTTCTAATTTCATCTGCTACTACTGCAAATCCCCTTCCTGCTTCTCCAGCTCTTGCAGCTTCAATTGCGGCATTAAGGGCTAAAAGATTCGTTTGATTTGCAATTTCTCCTATTAAGTTAACAATATCGTTTATCTTAAATGTAGATTCCCCAACTAGCTTAACTGTACCTTCCAATTCTTCAATCGAAGATTCTACACCCTTTATTGCAGTATTTACTTCAATCATATCGAGCTTTCCCTTTTCAGAAATACTTACTGTATCTAACATTTTTTCCTTAGCCAACTCACCTTTTTTACCTGTATCAGAAACAAACTCTGATAGTGATGAAGCATTTTCAGCAACCTCACCTACAGCTCTTGCTAATTCCTCAACAGTTAAATTTAGTTCTGACATAGAAGTTGACTGAGTCTGAGCGGAATCATATAGTTCAGATGCTATATTTTTACTATTAATAGATTGATTTTCAAGCCTCATAGACATATCTTTGACCTGTGATATCATATCTCTCATAGTAGCAATAAAAGTTTTCATACTTTTTCCTACCTTAGCAATTTCATCATTTCCTTTTACATCGATTTCTACTGTAAAATCACCTTGAGTAATTTTTTCAATGGTCTCATTTAAAGTTTTTACTGGTTTGATTATATGATGAACTACTCTTTCTATCAAAACTATAAGTATAATCATCGCAATTACAAATATAGTTAGTAGGAGCTGCCTTAAATTATTTAAGCCTCCTAGAATTTCATCCTGAG
This portion of the Acetoanaerobium noterae genome encodes:
- a CDS encoding methyl-accepting chemotaxis protein, with translation MVSNQELVKDNKKLFSMKAKLIAIIIPLVIITIASLVFTMYFNTKKIIVGYANALVQSATASNSHEVETWSETILSSLNQLKNTLDNVEMTEDELMSYLASNMNYNDSYPNGVYIGHDSQAFYDPSGFVPAADYIVKERDWFIDGVNNESFKFGAAYLDADTGNYVVTASAKLNPIDSSTRVAGADVLLDNISEMISTKKILNTGKTFLIDKQDLTILAIDDEKVLNTKFDSNNENVLISEIAKSIDLNKEEIYEVKTSEGYYSVALDSIDNTPWQIVSYVSQDEILGGLNNLRQLLLTIFVIAMIILIVLIERVVHHIIKPVKTLNETIEKITQGDFTVEIDVKGNDEIAKVGKSMKTFIATMRDMISQVKDMSMRLENQSINSKNIASELYDSAQTQSTSMSELNLTVEELARAVGEVAENASSLSEFVSDTGKKGELAKEKMLDTVSISEKGKLDMIEVNTAIKGVESSIEELEGTVKLVGESTFKINDIVNLIGEIANQTNLLALNAAIEAARAGEAGRGFAVVADEIRKLAETSENSVRGIADLTSNIKSLVDDTVENTQKSSENIKQSSNLVETASETFDKIYNQVNQSNVLVNEMIEKIKEVDDVAASVAAITEQQSAASEEILATAENLSSNAQSVTQNSEIVGNDADELLITTENLNNKMKIFKI
- a CDS encoding YfcC family protein yields the protein MSSTETKKKLSFPTAYTVLFIVLILAAALTHVVPAGKYSTLLFDESVQAFVVTTPDGETQELEATQSTLDQLGVQVDVEKFTDGSIYKPVAIPNTYQELESNPQGIMELIKAPIEGVYETIDIMIFVLIIGGIIGILNNSGAFDAGFASLSRLTKGKEYLLIIIVTFLIALGGTTFGLAEETIALYPILVPVFMVAGYDAIVCIAALYMGSSIGTMFSTVNPFSSVIASNAAGISFMNGIAFRGAGLVIATIITIAYIIKYAEKVKKDPSKSLIFSQKADLEKRFLHENKEVPEFTVKRKLMLSIFALSFAVMIWGVSTQGWWFLEMTALFFVVGIIICFLSGLGEKRAVSEFVTGASELVGVGLTIGVARAVNIIMDNGLISDSILNGATNVVGGMNGGIFALIMLVVFLVLGFFIPSSSGLAVLSMPIMAPLADTVGIPREVIVSAYQYGQGLMAFITPTGLILVTLSMVDVTYDKWLKFIMPLMGIIAVFAAIMLYLQAFI
- a CDS encoding DUF362 domain-containing protein, which gives rise to MGKVQLTKIESYNNIDMIQTSINSMLDNSLLSKKLFDGAKVVIKTNLLMKKKPEQAVTTHPIIIECLANYFVKYNCEVIIADSPAGPFTKTSLEGIYEASGMVKAAQNSGATLNYNVSFSEVSPSDSMRLKTFNVIDVVKNADFVISAAKLKTHGMMTFTGAVKNLFGVIPGLIKAEYHFKLMNEENFAHHLIDIERYIKPDYSIIDGIEAMEGNGPSNGIKRNLGVLIGADNAYEADFIACDLVSIAFKLVPTLYLAESRNIFNKNEIVVEGLDYKALNIAPFKLPDSVDLTFLPKKTPAKLKEIIIKKLKAKPEFVHSKCISCGHCKRNCPANVISMVENKPVVNLKDCISCFCCHEVCPADAVNIKKSLLLKLLK
- a CDS encoding Crp/Fnr family transcriptional regulator; the protein is MYKDIFDHKSQKELDNCFLEALSDCGMTCEIKKGEIINPDSSNYIFLVLEGEVNQLMYSKDGNEIIFFRITKGSIFGEEDFFDEKRTSVIYKALQNSAIKMISKNEIDIILESNPKLFRCFLQSMVIKNRMIMMEISNFKFNDSEGKLADFLIRLYYTEDINMDMKKHISIVLTHEEIANRIGLNRATVTKIMNKFKEKAYITISGKEIIINDIEALKSLTNIPI
- the pepT gene encoding peptidase T, yielding MEKVEQRLLRYVKINTKSDDASESIPSTKIQFDLANLLVDELKALGITDAHVDENCYVMATLKGNVDNAPKIGLIAHLDTSPDMPGENVKPQIVENYDGEDIVLNKDKNIVMKVSDFSYLKDFKGKTLITTDGTTLLGADDKAGIAEIMSVIEYFINHPEEKHGDIKIAFTPDEEIGRGADKFDVEKFGADFAYTLDGSFLGEIEYENFNAASATVVVKGVNIHPGSAKHKMKNSVLIAMELQSLLPAFERPEFTEGYEGFTMLDEIHGDIEKTTLGYIIRDHDMAKFTQKKEFLQTACEFINKKYGEDTAVVEIKDSYYNMKEKILPVMHVVDSVVAAMEKIGVKPNIKAIRGGTDGARLSFMGLPTPNIFTGGFNYHGRYEAIVVEDMYKAVETVIEVIKSYAK